CACCCTGCCCTTTCTTCTGCCGCATTTTCTTCTCTTGTCACAGGAAGATCCACAACACCTGGAAATGAGGCAGCACATACCCTAAGATCTGGGTGGAGAAGATGAACAACTCAAGCTCCTGGCAGGATATGGGCTACCCAGCAGGCCTCTGACAAGGTGTTGGCCCTCAGGGccctttctctttcctgtctCAGGAACTCCAACATGACCAGAAAGATCTTCACGAACACCAGGGAGCGGTGGAGGCAGCAGAACGTCAACAGTGCCTTTGCCAAGCTGAGGAAGCTCATCCCCACTCACCCTCCAGACAAGAAGCTGAGCAAAAATGAAACACTTCGCCTGGCCATGAGGTATATCAACTTCCTGGTGAAGGTCTTGGGAGAGCAGAGCCTACAGCAAACAGGCGTGGCCGCTCCGGGAAACATTCTGGGCCTCTTCCCCCAAGGACCCCACCTGCCAGACAGGACTCTCCTTGGTAACTACCAGGTTCCATCACCCGGCTCAAGCCACCACGTTCCATAATAGTGGGGCTCTGGCTGTTGTGACCCCAGGCAGCACTGGTTCAGAAATCACTAGCTGTCAACAGCCTTTTTGCAAGTATCAGAGTCAGCATGAAGAATCATTTGTGAGGCATGAGTTCAAGCTTCATAGGAGGTGTCTCATGGTCAGCTGCCGAATGCTAAAAGGAGGCCAAAAGGGAGGTGGCCGCACACCCCCTTCCCTGGGGGCTTCAGGCAGAGCAGCCTGTATCTGTTGATTTTATAAATCCAGGTTCCTGCATAAGATgttgttttgggggaaaaaaagaccctTAGACTAAAATCTGGTTTGAAAATCACTGCTTTATGTAATATGTTTTCAGTTGTAAGAAGAGCTTCCTCGTAATGGATCGCAGATGGATGAGTAGAAAATGCTGCCCTctgaacatattttaaagtttgttcTGAAAAATGAGGCGTATTTGATCAAGAGTAAACAGCataagacaaatgaaaagatagCCCTTGCAGAAACCAGCCTGGAGACTTGTGGGGAATCTGTGGATAAAAGACCCTTCTGACACATGAGGACCACAGGAAGGCAGCAGATACGTGCAGGAGAGCTCTGCATCCTCTATCTCTATGGAAATGTGAGGTGTCACTTGCATTGGACCACGAGTATATGTATTATCACTAAAGCCAAATGGTAGATTATACCTATGAGAGGAAAGGACATAATTTGTGAGAGTTCATGGTTTTCTTATGAAAAGAATTTAACTAAAATAGTTTTCCTAATCCTTTAGCTTCACATGTCAGGTATTGAAAACTTTTAATTCAGCATGAGTTCTTGATGATTTAAGACCTGTGAAATTCAAATAGAATGATGAAAATCTAAATATTACCATTTAACAGCTCATTTAACAGAGAGCTTAACAAAAGATTTAGAGTAGACAATAGGAGTGTAATACCAGACTCTAATGAATTGATGGATGTGTGATTTGTTTTCCCTGTTGAGGAGCATTAGCTCAGTTTTACACTGGGAGGGGTGGTGCCCACAAAAGAATGAATGATGTGGATCTGGCAGAACTCACAACCATATGCCACCATGATGATGCTTGGATTCAAAAATGAATCCCATAGTTAAGTCCAGAATACAAATAATGTCATTTGATTGTCTCTGGaatgttttattttcccaaaATTCTTGACAGAACATTGGTTTTAAAACCTGAACTATAGGTAGGAGATTGATGGGTTTGAGATTATGTATATACAATAGAGGAATTTAAATTTTCTGCCCACTCTAGAAAGAAGATATTCAATTTATGAAAGGCTGAAATGAACCTCTTTGGTTTGGTGATCAGACGAAATCTGGATGAGGCATCCTCAAAATCTCATTCTCAAAACAGCAAGTTCATAATGTCATTAAACTCTACACAGCATTCACACTTATGGCACAATGCATTTATTAAAACAATgcatttaggacttccctggtggtccagaagttaagactctgcatttccaatgcaaggggtgtaggattcctggtcagggcactaagatcccacatgccgtgttaGTTAgttaattcagtcactcagtaatgtctgattctttgtgaccccatggactgcagcacgctaggcttctctatccatttgtaactcccagagcttactcaaactcatgtccatcaagtaggtgatgccatccaaccacctcatcctgtgtcatccccttctcctcctgctctcaatctttcccaccatcagagtcttttccaatgagtcagttcttcgcatcaggtggattggagcatcaaagtattggagcttcaactgaagcatcagtccttccaatgaatattcaggactgatttcctttaggattgactgcttggatctcctt
This portion of the Bubalus bubalis isolate 160015118507 breed Murrah chromosome 3, NDDB_SH_1, whole genome shotgun sequence genome encodes:
- the TAL2 gene encoding T-cell acute lymphocytic leukemia protein 2; protein product: MTRKIFTNTRERWRQQNVNSAFAKLRKLIPTHPPDKKLSKNETLRLAMRYINFLVKVLGEQSLQQTGVAAPGNILGLFPQGPHLPDRTLLGNYQVPSPGSSHHVP